From a region of the Mauremys mutica isolate MM-2020 ecotype Southern chromosome 12, ASM2049712v1, whole genome shotgun sequence genome:
- the LOC123346942 gene encoding olfactory receptor 6F1-like: MANQTRAHEFILLGFPDSQYLQTFLFVLFSMMYILTIMGNMAIIILVRTCCHLQTPMYFFLCNLSFLEIWYTTACIPKTLAVFLGTSRTISFTGCITQMYFILSFGCTECFLLSVMAYDRYLAICYPLHYSSIMNSTLSAWLALCCWVCGFLAICVPAYLITTLSFCGPNVINHFYCDLDAWIVLSCSDTHLLQLVAFITSFIVLLGTCIVTLISYIYIISTIVRIPSAQGWQKAFSTCSAHLAVVIIWYGSTIFLYVKPSVQNTLDLNKIVNTLNTIVTPLLNPFIYTLRNKEVKKALEKALTGM, encoded by the coding sequence ATGGCAAACCAAACCAGAGCGCATGAGTTCATCCTCTTGGGCTTCCCTGATAGTCAATATTTGCAGACCTTCCTCTTTGTGCTGTTTTCCATGATGTACATCCTGACAATCATGGGAAACATGGCCATCATAATCCTAGTGAGAACATGCTGCCACCTGCAAactcccatgtatttcttcctctgcaATCTCTCTTTCCTGGAGATATGGTACACCACAGCCTGCATTCCCAAGACACTTGCAGTCTTCCTGGGGACAAGCAGAACCATTTCCTTTACTGGCTGCATCACACAGATGTACTTCATTCTATCCTTTGGCTGCACGGAATGTTTCCTCTTATCCGTCATGGCCTATGACCGCTATCTGGCCATTTGCTACCCACTGCACTATAGTTCCATCATGAACAGCACCTTGTCCGCTTGGCTAGCCCTCTGCTGTTGGGTATGTGGTTTCCTAGCTATTTGTGTGCCGGCGTATCTCATAACCACGTTGTCCTTTTGTGGACCTAATGTCATCAATCATTTCTATTGTGACCTAGATGCTTGGATAGTTCTCTCTTGCTCAGACACACATCTCCTTCAGCTGGTGGCTTTCATCACCTCCTTCATTGTCCTCCTGGGCACCTGTATAGTAACTCTGATCTCCTACATTTATATCATTTCCACAATAGTGAGAATTCCGTCAGCACAAGGatggcaaaaggccttttccacttgCTCTGCTCATCTGGCTGTTGTGATTATCTGGTATGGCTCCACCATTTTCCTGTACGTCAAGCCTTCTGTACAGAACACCCTGGATCTAAACAAAATAGTCAACACCTTAAACACAATTGTAACACCACTGTTAAACCCTTTCATTTACACTCTAAGAAACAAAGAGGTGAAGAAAGCCTTGGAAAAGGCACTCACTGGTATGTAA
- the LOC123346391 gene encoding von Willebrand factor A domain-containing protein 5A-like has translation MELVRRLQLRKEPVPLRSSSVSVLIRGFVADVGCELLYRNEELGPLEVVFKFPVDAEAAVYAFEARLGGACIQAQLHEKKQAQELYGDTLAGGQSSFLLQQEGAGGDVFSCSLGNLPPGEEAVLTLRYVCELPLEPDGAARYVLPTVLRPRYTPHGWHGEDVTQGVPRVPQRELPYTLSLSATLQSPHSINRVLSNCPLTPLSYTAGNRTTAQVSLAQAPPWDRDVELLVYYAEPHKPSAVLEAGLPGAGSLMGDPAVMVTLLPSVPEAVLAQSRAGEFILLLDRSSSMTCPMDSRDLFPQRIDSAKESLILLLKSLPLGCYFNVYGFGTEFESFYPQTVEYTQQTMAESLQRIQLLQADLGGTRILEPLRAIYRSPCRDGHPRQLFVFTDGEVENTQDVITEVWRNRGTHRCFSFGIGDGVSTALIKGIARAAGGSAEFITGQDRMQPKVLQSLKRALLPAVTGISLSWDLPPGMQAQLLHRCPEVIFPGQRCLVYAQLRGQPQPPDTSMAGVTLQYGIQDQTYKETLQFSLQPQDGDRLPVHRLAAKSLLLELEGAVGAGSEGAQHRALEASLSSGVICSLTAYVGVDTQRGQPVQGPLVRQDVPLTDFIREYVEMRDCISIREIQIDRVCERPASRARLDEPNYRSVFGGLSRDLWQWYSRAARKCLQLSKSSTSHLPQRMPEESPLLRLVSLQNADGSWDLDPQLAAVLGVSETDARKRIPSEDVTPSIWATVLAVVWLHDRAVGQRDEWELLEAKAVGWVRDRAGAQLSECLKAANALLGCSVGPAVFGL, from the exons ATGGAGCTGgtgaggaggctgcagctccgcaagGAGCCGG tgcccctgCGCAGCAGCTCGGTGTCGGTGTTGATCCGAGGCTTTGTGGCTGACGTGGGCTGCGAGCTGCTCTACAGGAACGAGGAGCTGGGGCCCCTGGAGGTTGTGTTCAAGTTCCCCGTGGACGCTGAGGCAGCTGTCTACGCCTTCGAGGCCCGGCTGGGGGGGGCCTGCATCCAGGCCCAGCTCCATGAGAAGAaacag GCGCAGGAGCTGTACGGGGACACTCTGGCCGGGGGGCAGAGCTCGTTCCTGTTGCAGCAGGAGGGGGCCGGGGGCGACGTCTTCAGCTGCTCCCTGGGGAATCTGCCCCCCGGGGAGGAGGCGGTGCTGACCCTGCGCTACGTCTGCGAGCTGCCGCTGGAGCCTGACGGGGCTGCCCGCTACGTGCTGCCGACCGTGCTGCGTCCCCGCTACACACCCCACG ggtgGCATGGGGAGGATGTCACCCAGGGGGTCCCGCGGGTCCCCCAGCGGGAGCTGCCCTACACCCTGAGCCTGAGCGCCACGCTGCAGTCGCCCCACAGCATCAACCGCGTGCTCTCCAACTGCCCCCTCACTCCCTTGAGCTATACGGCCGGGAACCGAACCACTGCCCAG GTGTCACTGGCCCAGGCCCCCCCGTGGGACCGGGACGTGGAGCTGCTGGTGTATTATGCGGAGCCACACAAACCCAGCGCGGTGCTGGAGGCCGGACTGCCtggagcag GCTCCCTGATGGGCGACCCGGCCGTGATGGTGACCCTGCTGCCCAGCGTGCCCGAGGCTGTGCTGGCCCAGAGCCGGGCCGGGGAGTTCATCCTCCTGCTGGACCGCTCCAGCAGCATGACATGCCCCATGGACAGCAGAGACCTCTTCCCCCAACGCATCGACAGCGCCAAG gAGTCCCTGATCCTGCTGTTGAAGAGTTTGCCCCTGGGCTGTTATTTCAACGTCTATGGCTTTGGGACTGAGTTTGAGTCCTTCTACCC GCAGACCGTGGAATATACCCAGCAGACCATGGCCGAGTCCCTGCAGCGCATCCAGCTGCTCCAGGCTGACCTGGGGGGCACCAGAATCTTGGAGCCACTACGAGCCATTTACCGCAGCCCCTGCCGGGACGGGCACCCACGCCAG CTGTTTGTGTTTACGGATGGGGAGGTAGAGAACACCCAGGATGTCATCACAGAGGTGTGGCGTAACCGGGGGACCCACAG GTGCTTCTCCTTCGGCATCGGGGACGGGGTTTCCACAGCTCTGATCAAAGGCATCGcccgggcagcagggggcagcgccgaGTTCATCACCGGCCAGGACCGCATGCAGCCCAAG GTGCTGCAGTCTCTGAAGCGGGCTCTGCTGCCGGCGGTGACCGGGATCTCACTGAGCTGGGATCTGCCCCCTGGGATGCAGGCACAGCTGCTGCACCGGTGCCCCGAGGTGATCTTCCCTGGGCAGCGGTGCCTTGTCTATGCTCAGCTCCGTGGGCAGCCACAG CCCCCAGACACTTCCATGGCGGGCGTCACCCTACAGTATGGCATCCAGGACCAGACCTACAAGGAGACACTGCAGTTCTCCCTGCAGCCACAGGATGGAGACAG GCTGCCTGTTCACCGGCTGGCAGCCAAgtcgctgctgctggagctggagggggcCGTGGGCGCTGGGTCGGAGGGGGCCCAGCACCGGGCACTGGAGGCCAGTCTGAGCTCGGGGGTTATCTGCTCCCTCACGGCCTACGTAGGGGTGGACACGCAGCGGGGACAGCCGGTGCAGGGGCCACTGGTGAGACAGGACGTCCCACTGACAG ATTTCATCAGGGAATATGTGGAGATGAGAGACTGCATCTCGATAAGGGAGATCCAAATAGACCGTGTCTGTGAGCGTCCAGCGAGCAGAGCGCGCCTAGACGAACCGAACTACCGCAGCGTCTTCGGGGGCCTGTCCCGTGACTTGTGGCAGTGGTACTCACGTGCTGCACGCAAGTGCCTGCAGCTCTCGAAGTCCAGCACCAGCCATCTCCCTC AGCGGATGCCGGAGGAGTCTCCCTTGCTGAGGCTGGTGTCTCTGCAAAATGCCGATGGCTCGTGGGACCTGGACCCCCAACTGGCTGCCGTGCTGGGGGTGAGCGAGACCGATGCCAGAAAGAGGATACCTAGTGAG gaCGTGACCCCCAGTATCTGGGCCACGGTGCTAGCCGTGGTCTGGCTGCACGACCGGGCCGTGGGGCAGCGCGACGAATgggagctcctggaggccaagGCTGTGGGTTGGGTGCGGGACCGAGCAG GGGCCCAGCTGAGCGAGTGCCTGAAAGCCGCCAACGCCCTGCTGGGCTGCAGCGTTGGCCCTGCTGTCTTCGGGCTCTGa